One part of the Musa acuminata AAA Group cultivar baxijiao chromosome BXJ1-5, Cavendish_Baxijiao_AAA, whole genome shotgun sequence genome encodes these proteins:
- the LOC103984623 gene encoding AT-rich interactive domain-containing protein 2 has product MAGWPLASAGVSLDVVEILRKLQSIGFCSDLDVPGSETGCEKWSVLFDRILSVFSKEVDRRGGIRPLPAMVGTGHRVDLLKLYSLVQEMGGCDLVTENCAWASVAQALGLELGFGSSLKLVFFKYLDVVDRWLQRVSGKKVAGKRSGYKKLRLLGVGEGCGAITDHKKADCQSPVPLGSKKDQFLSPLKGSGCRSQLDTDGNDNCDVLISEASTVDGGGLNHLKRKRDDLVGMLEWVRNWAKNPGYCSGGKFMASDRGKVKGLASSEHYAQVLLARQAVSHRRTRRTFSQATHHQNGFHSICENGNGTISHEETKCNKKSKSRTCHQTFCLHEDDMDNKGLMAAGEESNDVKHGLQNPCLDAIADWLSSGPPHVKIPVGRQFQAEVPIWTGQPSVSTTGSDDFKWLGTRIWPPEGQENAPFDNVAIGRGRQAICQCEWPGFVECTRFHIAEKRLQLKRELGPAFYVWGFRSMGEEVALSWTEEEECKFKAIVHSNRPSLDKNFWNKLYLYFPLKKRKNLVSYYFNVFLVGRRRYQNRVTHNSIDSDDEDMEFGSVSTSFGQGAVKIHDSVSVICAQNMQCMDLDG; this is encoded by the exons ATGGCCGGATGGCCTCTCGCCTCGGCGGGCGTCTCCCTCGACGTCGTGGAGATCCTCCGCAAGCTCCAAAGCATCGGGTTCTGTTCCGATCTCGATGTACCTGGCTCGGAGACTGGCTGCGAGAAGTGGAGCGTTCTGTTTGATCGGATCCTGTCGGTTTTCTCGAAGGAGGTCGATCGGAGGGGCGGGATCCGCCCGCTGCCGGCCATGGTCGGCACTGGGCATCGCGTGGATTTGTTGAAGCTCTATTCCTTGGTGCAGGAAATGGGTGGCTGCGACCTGGTGACGGAGAACTGCGCGTGGGCGTCGGTGGCGCAGGCGCTTGGGTTGGAGTTGGGGTTTGGGTCGTCGTTGAAACTGGTGTTCTTTAAGTACTTGGATGTGGTCGACCGGTGGTTGCAGAGAGTTTCGGGGAAGAAGGTTGCAGGGAAACGGTCTGGATACAAGAAATTACGTCTTTTGGGTGTCGGAGAGGGTTGTGGAGCAATTACAGATCATAAAAAGGCGGATTGTCAGTCTCCAGTTCCTTTGGGTTCCAAGAAAGATCAGTTCCTTTCACCACTCAAGGGCAGCGGGTGTAGGTCGCAACTCGATACCGATGGGAATGATAATTGTGACGTTCTCATCTCGGAAGCAAGCACAGTTGATGGAGGAGGATTAAATCATCTCAAGAGGAAGCGGGATGATTTGGTGGGGATGCTTGAATGGGTGAGAAATTGGGCGAAGAATCCTGGCTACTGTTCTGGTGGGAAATTTATGGCAAGTGACAGAGGAAAAGTCAAGGGTCTTGCAAGTAGTGAGCACTATGCTCAGGTACTTCTGGCCAGGCAAGCTGTGTCTCATAGAAGAACTCGCCGAACATTCTCTCAAGCAACTCATCATCAG AATGGATTCCACTCCATTTGTGAGAATGGTAATGGTACCATTTCCCATGAGGAAACAAAATGCAATAAAAAATCCAAATCAAGAACTTGTCATCAAACATTCTGTCTTCATGAAGATGACATGGACAACAAGGGTCTGATGGCTGCAGGTGAGGAAAGCAATGATGTGAAACATGGGCTTCAGAATCCCTGCTTAGATGCAATAGCTGATTGGCTTTCTAGCGGTCCACCCCATGTGAAGATACCTGTAGGCAGACAATTTCAAGCAGAGGTACCAATTTGGACTGGCCAGCCTTCTGTATCTACTACTGGTTCTGATGATTTCAAATGGTTGGGTACCAGGATCTGGCCTCCTGAAGGTCAAGAGAACGCACCATTTGATAATGTTGCTATAGGAAGGGGTAGGCAAGCTATCTGTCAATGTGAATGGCCAGGTTTTGTAGAGTGCACTAGGTTTCACATTGCTGAGAAAAGGCTGCAATTAAAACGTGAACTGGGTCCAGCTTTCTATGTTTGGGGATTCCGAAGTATGGGTGAGGAGGTCGCACTTTCATGGACAGAGGAAGAAGAATGTAAGTTCAAGGCCATTGTTCATTCGAATCGGCCATCTCTTGATAAAAACTTCTGGAACAAGCTTTATTTGTATTTTCCTCTCAAGAAGAGGAAAAATCTGGTGAGCTATTACTTCAATGTGTTTCTTGTTGGGCGCCGAAGGTACCAGAACCGTGTGACACATAACAGCATTGACAGCGATGATGAGGATATGGAATTTGGCTCTGTAAGCACTTCTTTTGGCCAAGGGGCAGTTAAAATCCATGATTCAGTTTCTGTCATCTGTGCTCAGAATATGCAATGTATGGATCTAGATGGATAA